In the genome of Nitratireductor sp. GISD-1A_MAKvit, the window GCCCGCCGTCAAACCCGCCATGACGTGAAGGTGCAGGGCCGTCTCCGAGCCATCGACCGCGAGACTGGAGACATCACCCTTCACCAGCGGCGCGCAAAGATCGACCGTACCGTTCAGCAGCAGCTTCGCTTTCAACACCGTTGGCAGATTGGCGCCGTTCTGCTTCCAGCCAATGGTCGCTCCAAACCGATAGAGCCCGTCCGCCGGTGCGGTAAAGCGGTTGGTTCCAGTGTCAAAGGTCATCTGATCGTTGGCCAGCGTATTGTTGATGGCCACGGTCTGCCAGGTATCGGCAGCGACATACTGGTCATAATTGATGAGGCCGAGAAATTTGGGGTTCGAGGGCAGCGAAACCCGGCCGGAGCTCTCGTCAGCACGCAATGCATCTTTGAACGCTGCGCCATCGGCCGAGACGGCAAGCCGCCAGCCATCCGTGCCCATGAGGCCAGCCGTCGCCTTCGTCACAAAGCCGGTCTGAAACAGGAATCCCACATCGCCGGCAGGGCTCTCCTTGTTCATTGTGTAAAAAAGGCTGCCGGTCCCGCCTTCCGCAGCATATCGTGCGGTCCACAGAGCCTTGTCGAGCCTGGCTGCGAATGGATTGTCGGCATCGGCCCCCATCCCGAAGCCGAAAAGAGCTGCGTTCTGAATTTCCGCACCGCTTTCGGGCAATCCGTTGATGGGCTGCCAGCCAGTGCCGTCGAACGCGACAAGACGGTTCTCATCCACCACAAAGGCGCGCCAGCCGGAGGCGGGTACAAGCTTTTCCCACGCGCCGTCGACAAAATAAGCGACACTTCCGTCCCATCCCTCCCACGCACCCGTTGCCGCAGCGCCCACGATGTAGCACGCACCATCATCCGGACTGGCAGGTGGAGCGGCAAGATCACGGTCGCGTACGGCAAGCTGCACGACCCCGTCCAGTCGTCGGATTGCCTCATTGTGTGTCACGTGCTTCTGCGCCTGCGAGGGCATGATGTAGGGAAGTCCGAGATTGCTTGTCTGTTCCATGTTGGCCCGTTCCTTCTGATGGCCGCAGTTTACAGGCTGCCCCGGTTGCGGGGACAAATACAGGGATAAAGCGGGCGCCTCTCCCCGGCGCCGCTTCCCTTCACGGTGCACGAGGGCTGGCGTTTTCCCGCCTTTCGCGGGTTCTGGCGGGGGAAAAGCGCCCTGCCGAGGTAGGAGCCCCTCCCCATGGACAGGCCGGCGCACCGGATTGACCTGTTGCCTACACCCGGCGTCAACCTTTCCAATTCAAACTGGTCGCCGGATTGTCAAAAGCCTTTCACGTGCGGCAAGGGCAACGCATTCGACAGAACAATGACGGGGTGGGTTCATGTTTGTACCGGTTATCATGGCAGGGGGAATGGGAACGCGGCTGTGGCCGGTTTCCCGCGAAAACTACCCCAAGCAGTTTTGCGCGCTTGCAGGCGACAGGACCATGCTGCAGCAGACCGTGGAACGGCTGGACGGTATCGAGTGTGCCGCTCCGATCACCGTCTGCAACGAAGAGCATCGCTTTCTTGCCGCCGAACAGCTGCGCCAGATCGGTATAGAAAACGCTCCGATCCTGCTTGAGCCGGCCGGGCGCAACACCGCACCTGCGATCGCGCTTGCGGCTCTTCACGCCACGGCCGGCGGTGAAGACCCTCTGCTTCTGGTGATGCCGGCCGACCATCTGATTTTGGACCAGGCGGCCTTTCATGAAGGACTGGCTAAGGCGCAGCAGCTCGCACGAGAGGGCTGGATCGTCACGTTCGGCGTCGTCCCCACCGGGCCAGAGACCGGCTTCGGCTACATCCGGCGCGGAGACCGCATCGACGAGAGCGGATTTGCCGTTGCCGGGTTCCGGGAAAAACCCGACGCGGCCACAGCAGAGAGTTATATCAGGGATGGCGGATACGACTGGAACAGCGGCATGTTCGTGTTCCGCGCCAGCGCCTGCCTCGATGCGCTGCAGACACATGCACCGGCAGTTCTGGAAGCCTGCCGCGCGGCGATG includes:
- a CDS encoding DUF2793 domain-containing protein gives rise to the protein MEQTSNLGLPYIMPSQAQKHVTHNEAIRRLDGVVQLAVRDRDLAAPPASPDDGACYIVGAAATGAWEGWDGSVAYFVDGAWEKLVPASGWRAFVVDENRLVAFDGTGWQPINGLPESGAEIQNAALFGFGMGADADNPFAARLDKALWTARYAAEGGTGSLFYTMNKESPAGDVGFLFQTGFVTKATAGLMGTDGWRLAVSADGAAFKDALRADESSGRVSLPSNPKFLGLINYDQYVAADTWQTVAINNTLANDQMTFDTGTNRFTAPADGLYRFGATIGWKQNGANLPTVLKAKLLLNGTVDLCAPLVKGDVSSLAVDGSETALHLHVMAGLTAGDTVELAQFFGGLDGYVPATVTQFFGEWLA